A window of the Branchiostoma floridae strain S238N-H82 chromosome 12, Bfl_VNyyK, whole genome shotgun sequence genome harbors these coding sequences:
- the LOC118428049 gene encoding E3 ubiquitin-protein ligase TRIM32-like — protein sequence MEESSQTVDPDGFYSTTSGTYEEAQPVVARNVPFAHTVRTETATAPEDTCSTPSGVYEKAQLVKPSNVPTNKTIVLRAETAAASEECYSTPSGIYEEPQSVKPSNISTNQIVTLREETVAASEDVYSTSSGVYEDPELVVMRDVVPGQAGRGGTSVTGRNRSIEQVADRTGSSADPSDEEPAPHDRIRPFLSHRMGVCLVITCVAVAAMLFGIFIENTTEEDNLQSVTFGGRGSGPGQFARPTGVVVSSTNEIFVADHDNHRVQVYSMEGAYLRHFPTTMPGTVGQMLSPEDIAIDNNDNLWLVGTMVLVGDFVVQYSRYGQGLSTFEIPRDTSFHGIAVDLRNGHVIVTSQTSGKVMIFQPDGSLVRTFGGQYSEVSRYVAVNIDGNILMSWSRFIHVYSETGQFLFSFTGPGSRHMNAMGICTDSSGHVLVADRQHKRVSMFTSSGQFARHVATGLKMVRYVAVGTEGQLVVIDIGDNTVTVYPSY from the exons ATGGAGGAAAGTAGTCAGACAGTCGATCCGGACGGATTCTACTCAACAACATCAGGTACCTATGAGGAAGCGCAACCGGTAGTGGCGAGAAATGTCCCCTTTGCTCATACAGTCAGGACAGAAACAGCAACCGCTCCAGAGGACACCTGTTCAACGCCATCAGGTGTTTATGAAAAAGCACAGCTTGTAAAACCAAGTAACGTCCCCACCAACAAAACAATTGTGCTAAGAGCAGAAACAGCGGCTGCTTCAGAAGAGTGTTACTCAACACCATCAGGTATTTATGAAGAACCACAATCCGTGAAGCCAAGCAATATTTCCACCAACCAAATAGTCACTCTGAGAGAAGAAACAGTGGCCGCTTCAGAAGATGTCTACTCAACATCATCGGGTGTTTACGAAGACCCGGAACTGGTAGTGATGCGTGATGTTGTCCCTGGCCAGGCTGGCAGAGGAGGAACTTCCGTGACTGGACGAAACCGAAGCATAGAGCAAGTCGCTGATCGCACTGGTTCCTCAGCTG accCTTCAGATGAGGAGCCAGCTCCTCACGACCGAATTCGTCCTTTCCTCTCCCACCGTATGGGGGTTTGCCTTGTCATCACGTGCGTTGCtgtggccgccatgttgtttggAATCTTCATCG AGAATACAACTGAAGAAGATAACCTACAGAGCGTCACTTTTGGCGGGAGAGGATCAGGACCAGGACAATTCGCTCGTCCTACTGGAGTTGTCGTCTCGTCTACGAACGAGATCTTCGTGGCTGATCACGACAACCATCGGGTACAAGTCTACAGCATGGAGGGCGCTTACCTTCGTCATTTCCCAACTACTATGCCGGGAACGGTGGGTCAAATGCTGTCACCAGAAGATATCGCCATAGACAACAACGATAACCTGTGGTTGGTGGGGACGATGGTGTTGGTTGGCGACTTTGTTGTACAATACAGCAGGTACGGCCAAGGGTTGTCAACGTTTGAGATCCCACGCGACACAAGCTTCCATGGAATCGCCGTGGACCTTCGGAATGGCCACGTTATTGTGACGAGTCAGACCAGTGGCAAGGTGATGATATTTCAGCCGGACGGCTCGCTGGTGCGGACGTTTGGTGGACAGTATTCCGAAGTTTCACGTTACGTCGCCGTCAACATAGATGGGAACATTCTGATGTCATGGAGCCGCTTCATACACGTGTATAGCGAGACAGGACAGTTCCTGTTCAGTTTTACAGGCCCAGGAAGTAGGCACATGAATGCCATGGGCATCTGTACGGACAGCTCCGGCCACGTTCTCGTAGCGGATCGCCAGCACAAGCGGGTGTCGATGTTTACAAGCAGCGGTCAGTTCGCTCGCCACGTGGCCACTGGACTGAAAATGGTGAGGTATGTTGCCGTGGGAACAGAGGGACAGCTGGTGGTGATTGATATCGGTGATAACACCGTTACTGTCTACCCGAGTTACTGA
- the LOC118428050 gene encoding tripartite motif-containing protein 3-like: MEIVAETTTEEGSQQSITFGGRGSGPGQFTRPTRVVVSSRNEIFVADHVNHRVQVYSMKGAYLRHFQTTVPGLARQMLSAEDIAIDGQDNLWVLGTVYVVFVNTRVVQYSKFGQGLATFETQRDRSFGGIAVDLRNGHVIVTRPSNRSVLIFQPDGSLVRKFGEKKSAVSQYVAVNKDGNILMSFGVFAHVYNETGQFLFSFADPGSSNGVLMGAMGIGTDRSGHILVADNWYKRVSMFTSSGQFVRHVATGLKMVKYIAVGPKGQLVLTNAADATVTVYPSY; the protein is encoded by the coding sequence ATGGAAATTGTTGCAGAGACTACAACTGAAGAAGGTAGCCAACAAAGCATCACTTTTGGTGGGAGAGGATCAGGACCAGGACAATTCACACGTCCCACGAGAGTTGTCGTTTCGTCTAGGAACGAGATATTCGTGGCTGATCACGTCAACCATCGGGTACAAGTCTACAGCATGAAAGGCGCTTACCTTCGTCATTTCCAAACCACTGTGCCGGGACTGGCGCGTCAAATGCTGTCAGCAGAGGATATCGCTATAGACGGCCAGGACAACCTGTGGGTGTTGGGGACGGTGTACGTGGTGTTTGTTAACACCCgcgttgtacagtacagcaagtTTGGCCAAGGTTTGGCAACGTTCGAAACCCAGCGCGACAGAAGCTTCGGCGGAATCGCCGTGGACCTTCGGAATGGCCACGTTATTGTGACGAGACCATCCAACCGTTCGGTGCTGATATTTCAGCCGGACGGCTCGCTGGTGCGGAAGTTTGGTGAAAAGAAATCCGCAGTTTCACAGTACGTCGCCGTCAACAAAGATGGGAACATTCTGATGTCATTTGGCGTCTTCGCACACGTGTACAACGAGACAGGACAGTTCCTGTTCAGTTTTGCAGATCCCGGCAGTAGCAATGGTGTACTCATGGGTGCCATGGGCATCGGTACGGACAGATCCGGTCATATTCTCGTAGCAGATAACTGGTATAAGCGGGTGTCAATGTTTACAAGCAGTGGGCAGTTCGTTCGCCACGTGGCTACAGGACTGAAAATGGTAAAGTACATTGCCGTTGGCCCGAAAGGACAGCTAGTGTTGACTAATGCGGCTGATGCAACTGTTACTGTCTACCCGAGTTACTGA
- the LOC118427692 gene encoding NXPE family member 3-like — translation MKMQWFSAKSSNDIPSFRNRWNESAVTENPVLKTTKPFYPVLQTTKPFSAEVYLQQLKFSLASEASKQHSVGDTLQIVISAKDTRNNIVTNIGDFFRASILTKVKSKAGSGAVGIIKDHQNGTYTATFRLLWEGDVTIKIQLVLLRQAIDVIERTKRKYPIDLVTYRKRYIVGNDEIDTECNVDPAIFNNTSAVCNYSDPHAGAWWYCEKVANISCNTSGHHGEIRHRDVNGGKLYGRANSALKKTISGSPFQINVKKGRDPLANRTRCVRGLATPQISGFYRNGVWNSLVCKNRHFSSQAGWQQCLKGKTLNLMGDSTMRQWWEHLSRILEMKETLIPDAIHKTGPLLARDTVNNITVNFRSHGPPRRIAFTWTFHLKYVANIIDEIDGGPNDVICITMWAHFASYPEEVYRKRMEAVRAAIERLLHRSPKTLVVIKSANTRKGNELISGEWLAYKLDSIMREIFHGINVVLVDAWEMTSAQHWHEDAIHPAEDIIVQELEFLCSFICPL, via the exons ATGAAAATGCAATGGTTTTCGGCAAAATCTTCCAATGATATACCTTCATTTCGAAATAGGTGGAATGAATCTGCTGTAACTGAGAACCCGGTGTTGAAAACAACCAAACCGTTTTATCCGGTGTTACAAACGACCAAACCGTTTTCTGCTGAGGTTTACTTGCAACAGCTTAAGTTTTCCTTGGCTTCTGAGGCAAGCAAGCAACATTCTGTCGGAGATACGTTACAAATTGttatctctgccaaagatacaaGAAATAACATAGTTACAAACATTGGCGATTTCTTTCGGGCGTCCATCCTTACCAAAGTGAAAAGCAAGGCAGGTTCTGGTGCAGTCGGTATCATAAAGGACCACCAGAACGGTACTTACACGGCGACGTTCCGGCTGTTGTGGGAGGGGGACGTCACCATCAAAATCCAACTGGTCCTCCTACGGCAGGCTATCGATGTTATAGAAAGAACTAAACGAAAATATCCTATTGACCTAGTGACGTACCGAAAACGTTACATAGTAGGAAACGACGAGATCGACACCGAGTGTAATGTAGACCCGGCCATCTTTAATAACACCAGTGCAGTTTGTAACTACTCGGACCCGCATGCAGGCGCCTGGTGGTATTGTGAGAAAGTCGCCAACATTTCTTGTAACACGTCAGGCCACCATGGCGAAATTAGGCACAGAGACGTGAATGGTGGAAAACTGTACGGCAG GGCCAACAGTGcactgaaaaagacaatttctgGATCTCCATTCCAAATTAATGTTAAAAAAG GGCGAGATCCTTTGGCCAATCGCACACGGTGCGTCCGGGGACTGGCCACTCCACAAATATCTGGTTTCTATCGGAACGGCGTGTGGAACTCTCTCGTCTGTAAGAACAGGCATTTCTCCAGCCAGGCCGGCTGGCAGCAATGTCTGAAGGGGAAAACTTTGAATCTAATGGGTGACTCTACCATGCGGCAGTGGTGGGAACATTTGTCCAGAATCttggaaatgaaagaaacactTATTCCTGATGCCATACACAAAACTGGACCATTGCTCGCCCGAGATACTGTTAATAACATAACGGTAAACTTTCGTTCACACGGACCGCCTCGTCGTATCGCTTTTACTTGGACGTTTCACCTCAAGTACGTCGCTAACATCATCGATGAAATTGATGGAGGACCGAACGATGTGATATGTATTACTATGTGGGCACATTTTGCCTCGTACCCCGAGGAGGTCTACAGGAAAAGAATGGAAGCCGTCCGTGCTGCAATAGAACGTTTACTACACAGGAGCCCTAAAACTCTGGTGGTCATCAAGTCGGCAAACACACGCAAGGGCAATGAGTTGATCTCCGGGGAATGGCTGGCATACAAGCTAGACTCGATAATGAGAGAAATATTCCATGGGATCAACGTTGTTCTTGTAGATGCTTGGGAAATGACCAGTGCACAGCACTGGCATGAGGATGCCATTCACCCAGCCGAGGACATCATCGTacaagaactagagttccttTGTTCTTTCATTTGTCCCTTGTGA